A single Arachnia propionica DNA region contains:
- a CDS encoding phosphoribosyltransferase: MVYHGDTSDHEGREVLTWEGLGEAADDLALQIHESGFLPSVIIAIARGGMIPAGALTYRLGVKLTDAINVEFYTDVHQTLPDPVLLAPMLDTESIAGRQLLVVDDVADSGRTLSLVVKLLRGFGADVRSAVLYSKPTTIVKPDFCWRHTDRWIVFPWSARPPLR; the protein is encoded by the coding sequence ATGGTTTACCACGGCGACACCAGCGACCACGAAGGTAGGGAGGTGCTCACCTGGGAAGGGCTTGGGGAGGCCGCCGACGACCTCGCGCTCCAGATCCACGAATCCGGGTTCCTCCCCTCGGTGATAATCGCGATCGCCCGGGGCGGCATGATTCCGGCCGGGGCGTTGACCTACCGACTCGGGGTGAAGCTCACCGACGCGATCAATGTCGAGTTCTACACCGACGTGCACCAGACCCTCCCCGATCCGGTTCTGCTGGCCCCCATGCTGGATACCGAATCCATCGCAGGCAGGCAGCTTCTCGTGGTGGACGACGTAGCGGACTCGGGGCGCACTCTCTCGCTGGTGGTGAAACTGCTGCGCGGGTTCGGGGCCGATGTTCGCAGCGCGGTGCTCTATTCCAAGCCGACCACGATCGTGAAACCGGATTTCTGCTGGAGGCACACCGATCGCTGGATCGTGTTCCCGTGGTCCGCCAGACCACCCCTGCGCTGA